The Janthinobacterium lividum genome has a window encoding:
- a CDS encoding phasin family protein, with product MYPYSRSVTPAVKNHLEAQLAFFNGLSKSLFQSVQQFSDLNMQLAQGLLEESTITSQNLLTLERAEDVFQVAAASGQPAAEQLRKYQQQVSRLAADVQVELANVAEQHVNETSRTAKALAEEVARTASEETQKNVRKQQEAMQRIAEPFQANHQNGSNRDQQRGAQSREGQSVQSASHQGSQQSAGSESSASGSASQAGSAQSKSSSASRKE from the coding sequence ATGTATCCATATTCCCGTAGTGTTACCCCCGCCGTCAAAAACCACCTGGAAGCGCAACTGGCTTTTTTCAATGGTCTGTCGAAGTCGCTGTTCCAGTCGGTGCAGCAATTTAGTGACCTGAACATGCAGTTGGCGCAAGGCTTGCTGGAAGAAAGCACGATTACCAGCCAGAACCTGCTGACGCTCGAGCGCGCTGAAGATGTGTTCCAGGTGGCTGCTGCCTCGGGCCAGCCAGCCGCCGAGCAATTGCGCAAGTACCAGCAACAGGTGTCGCGCCTGGCTGCCGATGTGCAAGTCGAACTGGCCAATGTGGCAGAGCAGCATGTGAATGAAACGAGCCGTACTGCCAAGGCTCTGGCTGAAGAAGTGGCCCGCACGGCTTCGGAAGAAACGCAGAAAAACGTGCGTAAGCAGCAGGAAGCCATGCAGCGCATCGCCGAACCATTCCAGGCCAACCATCAAAACGGCAGCAACCGCGACCAGCAGCGCGGCGCGCAAAGCCGTGAGGGCCAAAGCGTGCAAAGCGCCAGCCACCAGGGCAGCCAGCAGTCGGCCGGCAGCGAAAGCTCGGCCAGCGGCAGCGCATCGCAAGCGGGCTCCGCACAAAGCAAAAGCAGCAGCGCCAGCCGTAAAGAGTAA
- a CDS encoding VOC family protein: MILDHIGLNVSDAQASKAFFSAALAPLGVSVVMEEQGWVGLGKDGKPDFWFGVGGAPHAGMHLAFAADNRAQVDAFYKAALAAGGKDNGAPGIRALYHPNYYGAFVLGPDGHNVEAVCHHPEP; this comes from the coding sequence ATGATTCTTGATCACATCGGTTTGAATGTCAGCGATGCACAGGCCAGCAAGGCCTTCTTTTCGGCCGCCCTGGCGCCCCTGGGCGTATCGGTAGTGATGGAAGAGCAGGGTTGGGTCGGTCTGGGCAAGGATGGCAAGCCCGATTTCTGGTTCGGCGTGGGCGGCGCGCCGCATGCCGGCATGCATCTCGCATTCGCGGCGGATAACCGTGCCCAGGTGGATGCGTTTTACAAGGCCGCGCTGGCAGCAGGCGGCAAGGATAATGGTGCGCCAGGCATCCGCGCCCTGTATCACCCGAATTACTATGGCGCTTTCGTGCTGGGGCCGGATGGTCACAATGTCGAAGCCGTCTGCCACCATCCCGAGCCTTGA
- a CDS encoding alpha/beta hydrolase, which translates to MTILRTTMLGLLAAIPLAAGLAACSPLMAINALSSGSASQVTRGLAYGPLPRQKLDVYAPKTRTGPVPVVVFFYGGNWTTGERADYAFVGHALAARGYLAVIADYRLYPDVHYPEILQDTARAVAWAAMESSRHGGDPARLFVLGHSAGAYNAAMVALDASLLARHGMRPHDLRGWIGLAGPYDFLPIENTTTRPVFFYPDTPASSQPIHHVTAEAPPALLIAPLPGQDKLVNPQRNTGGLAKALRALHRPVTEIYFDHVGHATLVATLAAPLHKLAPTLDAISAFIDANSGTADAILSETAVPASIALPTRSPGAATPAPELHADDKTPTP; encoded by the coding sequence ATGACGATCCTGCGCACCACCATGCTCGGTTTGCTGGCTGCCATCCCGCTGGCTGCCGGCCTGGCCGCCTGCTCGCCCTTGATGGCCATCAATGCCCTGTCGTCAGGCAGTGCCTCGCAAGTGACGCGCGGCCTGGCCTACGGCCCGCTGCCACGGCAGAAACTCGACGTCTACGCCCCCAAGACCCGCACGGGACCCGTGCCCGTGGTGGTGTTCTTTTATGGCGGCAACTGGACAACGGGCGAGCGCGCCGACTATGCCTTCGTTGGCCACGCGCTCGCTGCGCGCGGCTACCTGGCCGTGATCGCCGACTACCGGCTGTATCCGGACGTGCACTACCCCGAGATCTTGCAAGATACGGCCCGCGCCGTGGCCTGGGCCGCGATGGAGTCCAGCCGCCATGGCGGCGACCCCGCACGTTTGTTCGTCCTGGGCCATAGCGCCGGCGCCTACAATGCGGCGATGGTGGCGCTCGACGCCAGCTTGCTGGCGCGCCACGGCATGCGCCCGCACGACTTGCGGGGCTGGATAGGCCTGGCAGGCCCCTACGATTTCTTGCCCATCGAAAACACCACCACCCGGCCCGTTTTCTTTTACCCGGACACGCCCGCCTCTTCGCAGCCCATCCATCACGTGACGGCCGAAGCCCCGCCCGCCCTGCTGATCGCCCCCCTGCCCGGACAGGACAAGCTGGTCAATCCGCAACGCAACACGGGTGGCCTGGCCAAGGCCTTGCGCGCGCTGCACCGGCCAGTAACGGAAATCTATTTCGACCATGTGGGCCACGCCACCCTGGTCGCCACGCTGGCCGCGCCCTTGCACAAGCTGGCACCCACCTTGGACGCCATCAGCGCTTTCATCGATGCCAACAGCGGAACGGCTGATGCGATCTTGTCCGAGACAGCCGTGCCGGCAAGCATAGCCTTGCCAACTCGCTCACCTGGCGCCGCCACGCCGGCCCCTGAGCTGCACGCAGACGACAAAACGCCCACCCCCTGA
- a CDS encoding LysR family transcriptional regulator ArgP, translating into MRVVDYRGLAALDAVIGLGSFEKAAQALAISQPAVSQRIRTLENLEGTLLIIRSHPPLPTEAGQRLIAHYRQVKLLEAALDAQPGPTTQLPALAIAVNADSAATWIPEALGPLLSPPSCLLDIRLDDQDHTLSQLREGRVFACVTSANDLVAGTTATPLGGMRYLCVASPAFAQQWFPHGFTVEAVSQAPAITFGSKDALHERYLQHRLGYTGRYPHHVLGSARDFVRFIEAGYAYGMVPLLQAEMALAAGRLVDVAAGQALDVPLTWHAWDIQTPLTRTLSDAVIATARKWLLQG; encoded by the coding sequence ATGCGCGTCGTCGATTACCGTGGATTGGCCGCCCTCGACGCCGTGATCGGCCTGGGCAGCTTTGAAAAGGCCGCGCAGGCGCTGGCGATCAGCCAGCCGGCCGTATCGCAGCGCATCCGCACCCTGGAAAACCTGGAAGGCACCTTGCTCATTATCCGCAGCCATCCGCCCCTGCCCACGGAAGCGGGCCAGCGCCTGATTGCCCACTACCGGCAAGTCAAGCTGCTCGAAGCGGCGCTCGACGCCCAGCCGGGACCCACCACGCAATTGCCGGCGCTGGCCATTGCCGTCAATGCCGACAGCGCCGCCACCTGGATCCCGGAAGCGCTGGGGCCGCTGCTGTCGCCGCCGTCGTGCCTGCTCGATATCCGCCTCGACGACCAGGACCACACCCTGAGCCAGCTGCGCGAAGGGCGCGTGTTTGCCTGCGTCACCAGCGCCAACGACCTGGTGGCCGGCACCACAGCTACGCCGCTGGGCGGCATGCGCTACCTGTGCGTGGCCTCGCCCGCGTTCGCGCAACAATGGTTTCCCCATGGTTTTACGGTGGAAGCCGTCAGCCAGGCGCCCGCCATCACCTTTGGCAGCAAGGATGCGCTGCACGAGCGCTATCTGCAGCATCGGCTCGGCTACACGGGCCGTTATCCGCACCATGTGCTCGGTTCAGCGCGCGACTTCGTGCGCTTCATTGAAGCGGGCTATGCTTATGGAATGGTGCCCCTGCTGCAGGCGGAAATGGCGCTGGCCGCAGGCCGGCTCGTCGACGTAGCGGCAGGTCAGGCGCTCGACGTACCCCTGACCTGGCATGCCTGGGATATCCAGACGCCCCTCACGCGCACCTTGTCGGATGCCGTCATTGCCACGGCGCGCAAATGGCTGTTGCAGGGTTAA